CGTACTGTTTTTACGACAGCTGCTAATGTTTTGGACAATTTGTTATCTGAAACGGTGGACACTCGACCCTGGCAACAAACTAGTGTACAGTGGGAACTTTTACAAGTTAAGTACAATGAGCTTTGTGTCGTGGAAAGTGCGGTATTTTAAGCTATGGTCGAAAAGGCTTCCGAAGCAGAATTAATCAGTGAGATGGAAGCAAAGGATAGATACAGCACACGCTACTATGAACTGAAGTACAAATGTGAAGACAGACCCAGTTTAGTAAGTTCAGAGTCATCAATAAAAGCTAAGCGCAGTTTTAAATTACCTCCAATCGAATTCAAGAAATATTCTGGGGACTTGATAGATTGGCTTCCATTTTGGTCGCAGTTCAAAGTAGTGCATGATGATCCATCGATTGATTTAAACGACAAAGTTTCGAGTTTCTAGTAGTTCTTGTAATGTTTCTGCACTATATGATATGATAGAGAATCAACTTCGTTCACTTGAGACCTTAGGCATAACTGCTGACAAATATGCGGCAATATTGTATCCCCTTATTGAGTCATGTTTACCGGAGGATATGATCAGACTATGGCATAGATCTTCACAGTTTTTAAGGCCTTCTGGTTCCGTATCCATGCACAATGTCGAAGAATCTGCAGAAGTTTCAACTTTGGAGACAAGATTAAGTGGGCTAATGAGTTTTCTACAAAATGAAGTtcaaaatgaacaaaaaattaatttagcaaCGGAAGGTTTTGGTTTATcgactgaaaataaatataaatccAATAACCTGGttgaaaagaagaatataaaattaCCAAAGCAAGGAACTGATCAGCCGTCAGCGACCGCTGCTGGGTTGATAAATTATGAGGTTGACAGGTGTATTTTTTGCGAAGGACAGCATGACAGTATCAATTGTTTTAAAGCACAAAAATTGTCTATGGAACAGAAACGACGAACATTGTCAGAAAAGAAAGCCTGTTTTCGATGTTTGAAGGTGCGACATTCTTCGAAGAACTGTAGAGCACGTTTGAATTGTATTTTGTGTTGTAAATCCCATGTTGTTTTGATGTGTCCTGATTTACCTGTTAACAAAATTGATACATCGACCTCAAGTATCAGCCGCTCGGAAGAGAATAGGACTGAAGATCAGATGCTTGCGAATTTGAATAATACACAGGTTTTTTTACAAACTCTGCGAGTAAACATAAGAAGTGCACATGGTACTAAACAAGTAAGGGCACTTATTGACACTGGATCGCAGAGAACATATATTTTACAGCGTACCGCACAAGAAATGGGTTTTTCTGCTAAAGGAACGGAAAATATCGTACATACGTTATTTGGCGGTAAAAGTACTTCTGAACAACGACATAAATTATACAAGGTAACTGCGAGTGAAGGAGCTTACTCTTGTTCATTTGATGCCTTAGATCAACCAAAAATTTGTGCAGATGTCTCTCCTGTTTATCACGGCCCTTGGGTTGAGGAACTTAGTGACATGAATATTTCGCTCAGCGATGTTGGACATATAGCACCAATTGAGATTTTGTTAGGAGCTGATGTTGTAGGCAAATTGTATACAGGGAGGAAATATCAGTTACAGTGTGGTCTTGTAGCAGTTGAAACTTTGTTAGGTTGGACCCTTATGGGCAAGGTGCCGGCAGTTGCTTCTAATTTCAGCACATCTATGATGTCGATTGCGTTGTTTGTTGATAGTTCTTCTGTGGCGAAACTCTGGGAGCTTGATATTATTGGGATAACCGATCCTGTAGAAAAATTGACACGAGAGGTGACGGCCAAGGAGGCTAAGAATTTTTTCTATGAGACTATCCGATGTGACAACGAAGGTAGGTATGAGGTTATGTTACCTTGGTTGAACAAGCATCCTTTAATTTCAGATAATTTAGTTGTCACTAGAAGAAGGTTAGATActactttaaataagttgaaaaagTCCAATTTGTTTGAATcgtataatttaatattcaatgaGTGGTTGAACGAGGGTGTGATCGAAATAGTAAATAATCCCGAAGAGAATAATTGTGTGCACTATTTGCCTCACAGGCCCGTTATTAAAAATACTAGCGAAACCACGAAAATTAGGCCAGTCTTTGATGCATCATCTCATGAACAGGGTCGTCCTTCTTTGAACCAGTGTTTAGAGGTAGGGCCTAATCTTATTGAACTTATTCCTTCTGTGTTATTACGGGTTCAGACAACAAAAAATAGGTGTTGTGTCGGATATTCGAAAGGCTTTTCTTCAAATTTCTGTACATTCGAAGGACAGAGATTTTTTGAGGTTCCTATGGGTAAACAATGAAGGAAAGGAATTTGTATTTCGACATAGGAGAGTTGTTTTTGGAGTCAACTGTAGTCCATTTCTTCTGGGTGCTACTATAGAATTTCATTTGATAAAGGCGCTGGAGAAGTGTTGTAATGATATGCCGTACTCTAAAAATACAATTGAAAGGCTTATGATGGGGTTCTATGTTGATAATTGTGTGACTAGTGTTACTGATGAGAATGAGTTGAGAAAGTTCGTGTCAGAAGCAACTGCCATCATGGAGGAAGCTAAGATGGATTTGAGAGGGTGGGAGTCTTCTGGTAGTACAAAAACAGTTGTCCCTGTTCTTGGTCTTCTCTGGGACTCCTCAAGAGACACACTAAAAATCAATGGTGAAATTTTTCAGGGAGTGGTCGGAAAAGAACCCATAACTAAGAGACTGATGCTTTCTGTGGCTCAGAGTATATTTGACCCTATTGGTTTTACCTGTCCAGTATCTCTGTTCCCTAAACTGTTGCTGCAGAAACTTTGGGAAAAGCGCTTGGGATGGGATGCACCAGTCGAGAATGACATGGCTGAGGAATTTTGTCAATGGGTTACTCATCTTCCTGAACTGTCGAGTATTGAGATTCCACGTTGGATCCAGGCTGGGCCCATTAAAGCTGACCATTGGAGTTTACACACCTTTTCAGATGCAAGTAAGAAAGCTTATGCAGCCATAGTGTTTTTGAGAGTTCTTCGGAATGATGGTGTTTCGATTTTTCTTGTAGCAGCTAAGAGTCGTGTGGCTCCTTTGAAGAAGATTTCTATACCTAGATTGGAACTGTTGGCAGCCACCATTGGTGCTAGACTTTATCAGTCAGTCAAAAGACAATTTTCTCAGCATGTTGAGTCTTATTTTTGGAGTGATTCCACTACGGTTTTTTCTTGGATTCAACGTAAGGATGACTggtctgtttttgtttttaatagagtTCAGGAGATTAGAAATTTAGCCAATGCTGAGTGTTGGAAATATGTGCCTGGTTCTCTCAACCCTGCCGATCTTCCATCAAGAGGCTGTGGTGTTCGGCAATTGTTTGAATCTCGATGGTGGGAAGGCCCGGAATGGTTGCACAGAAACGAAAATTATTGGCCCCAACAAAAAGTAGAGGTTGATGAAGAAGAAGTCGGCactgagaaaaagaaaaaagccATATCGTCACTACTGAATATGACGTCCGACGATTGGCACCTGCGATACTTTTCTCAGTACACGAAACTGTTAAGAATGATGGCTTGGACGCTACGATTTTGTTACAATACGAGAAATTCAAATGGAAAACTTACAGGCGAATTGGTCGCGGTGGAAATCGACAAAGCCGAAATGTTTGTGTTGAAGTTAGTGCAGAACGAAGCGTTCGGTTCAGATACGAAACGAATTTCCTCGCTGAACACGTTTGTCGATGAATTTGGACTTATACGTTTAAAAACTCGCGTTACCGAGAGAATTGACACGCAAGATTTTCGTCTGCCTATCTTACTTCCGGGTGAACATTTTATAGTGCGCAAGTTGATTTTGAGGTTACACACAAACTCTTGTCACGTTGGTACACAGGGACTGCTTAGTTTGCTCCGCGAAAAATATTGGACTTTAGGGGGTAGACGGATTGTGCGATCCATTTTAAAAGAATGTGGTGTGTGCAAGAGACAAGATGGGAAATCGTTCGAAGTACAAACGCCTTCATTGCCGGCCGATAGAGTTCGAGATGCTGCAGTGTTTGAGATTTCCGGGGTGGACTTAGCTGGGCCTCTTTACTTGAAATCGGGCGAGAAGGCATGGATTTGTTTGTTCACTTGTGCCGTTTATCGCGCAGTTCATCTGGAACTCGTTACCTCCTTGTCAACAAATGCATTTATTCAAGCTTTCCGTCGCTTTGTTGCCAGGCGTGGACGCCCGAGAACGGTGTATAGTGACAATGGAACGAATTTTACGGGACTTGAGAACGGGCTTAAGCAATTGGACTGGAACATGATCGCGGAATATAGTTCTACACAACGTATTAAGTGGCGTTTCAACCCCCCTACAGCTGCATGGTGGGGTGGATTTTGGGAGCGATTAATAAGTATTGTGAAAGGACTTTTGCGAAAAGTTTTGGGTCGAGCGTCTCTCAATTATGAAGACTTATTGACATTGTTGTGTGATCGTTAGAGTATAGTCAACTCGCGGCCGTTGACGTATATTTCGGATGATCCTACTGAGTTAGCCGCGTTGACGCCAGGTATGTTTTTACGTGAGCAAGTCAGTTACGAGTTGCCGGATTGTGATTTGCTAGAGCAGAATTCTCTCACACGCAAAATACGCCGTTTGCAAGAGTTGAGAAGTCATTTGCGAAAAAGATTTCGTGCTGAATATCTGGCTCAACTCAAAGCGGGAACGAAGAAGACGAAAGTGTTTAAAGTGTCTATCGGGGATGTCGTTTTAGTAGTCGTCTTCAGTGGCCTTTAGGAAAAGTTATTGAACTTTTACCCGGTAGAGATAATCAGGTGCGATTAGTTCGTCTTGCGACGGCACAAGGCCAACTTCTGAGACCGTTGCAAAGGCTTTACCCAGTGGAAGTCGTGGAGGCAGTTATTGCTGGCGAGAATATCCAGGGTATTACCCTACGGGATGCGGCTCCAGAGACAGTGCCTCAAGAGAACGGTTGTCAGCTCCGGGCTGAGGAAAAGTGAAATAAGTGCGGGAGTGACAAAAAGCAGAGCACCCGATTTAAATGAAAGATGTACGCGAAGTGGCCGGGTAGTTCAAACTCCTGTAAGATTCAAGTGAAATTTTATTGACTTGATTTTTTCATGACTCTgtttgttttttgatattttacttttcactttatttgatattttgttgtaatttttcGTGACTCTCTGTATTTGTTGAGAAATTTTGTCAAATTCCCCAAGGTGGGAGAATGTCGAGTCATATATGGCAGTGTCcgtgtttaaaagatatttctgcTTTATACATAAGGCGAGCCATATGGCTTTTTTTCGTTGTTTTAAGGTGAAGAGATGGTTGGGCTTACTAGCCCACTTCAGATTGAAACCCTTGATAAGAATATATTGCCGTTTTAAGAAATGTGTAGATATTGTAATATGTTTTTAAAGTCAGTCG
The window above is part of the Diabrotica virgifera virgifera chromosome 2, PGI_DIABVI_V3a genome. Proteins encoded here:
- the LOC126880799 gene encoding uncharacterized protein LOC126880799; protein product: MIENQLRSLETLGITADKYAAILYPLIESCLPEDMIRLWHRSSQFLRPSGSVSMHNVEESAEVSTLETRLSGLMSFLQNEVQNEQKINLATEGFGLSTENKYKSNNLVEKKNIKLPKQGTDQPSATAAGLINYEVDRCIFCEGQHDSINCFKAQKLSMEQKRRTLSEKKACFRCLKVRHSSKNCRARLNCILCCKSHVVLMCPDLPVNKIDTSTSSISRSEENRTEDQMLANLNNTQVFLQTLRVNIRSAHGTKQVRALIDTGSQRTYILQRTAQEMGFSAKGTENIVHTLFGGKSTSEQRHKLYKVTASEGAYSCSFDALDQPKICADVSPVYHGPWVEELSDMNISLSDVGHIAPIEILLGADVVGKLYTGRKYQLQCGLVAVETLLGWTLMGKVPAVASNFSTSMMSIALFVDSSSVAKLWELDIIGITDPVEKLTREVTAKEAKNFFYETIRCDNEGRYEVMLPWLNKHPLISDNLVVTRRRLDTTLNKLKKSNLFESYNLIFNEWLNEGVIEIVNNPEENNCVHYLPHRPVIKNTSETTKIRPVFDASSHEQGRPSLNQCLEVGPNLIELIPSVLLRVQTTKNRCCVGYSKGFSSNFCTFEGQRFFEVPMGKQ